In Sphingopyxis sp. FD7, a single window of DNA contains:
- a CDS encoding IS5 family transposase, with protein sequence MHSRSLFSLAEHLERLSKDGDPLEVLAGTVEFERFRPLLTKGLGYSDGAKGGRPAFDPVAMFKVLVVQAQHNLSDARMEFMIRDRLSWMRFFGFDLGGAMPDENTIRHYRNRLTQSGTLEALMQAFEQQLREAGYLAMGGQIVDATLVPAPKQRNTEDEKAAIKAGKSARQIWRGKPNKAHQKDVDARWTVKIGGKVRHRPDGTPLPQIATPVFGYKSHISIDRRYGFIRKATVTSAADSDGRQLRRVIDTSNTAGDVWADSAYRSSKNEAWLKANMLKSRIHRRKPKGKPMPERMARANAAKSAIRARVEHVFAHQKNRYGLFIRTIGIARAQAKLTLANLAYNFDRLIFHERRAATA encoded by the coding sequence ATGCACTCACGCAGCCTGTTTTCGCTGGCGGAGCACCTGGAGCGGCTGAGCAAGGACGGCGACCCGCTGGAGGTTTTGGCGGGCACGGTGGAGTTCGAGCGTTTCCGGCCGCTGTTGACCAAGGGCCTCGGTTATAGTGACGGCGCCAAGGGCGGCCGGCCAGCCTTCGATCCTGTGGCGATGTTCAAGGTACTGGTGGTTCAGGCGCAGCATAATCTGTCGGATGCGCGGATGGAGTTCATGATCCGGGATCGGCTGAGCTGGATGCGCTTCTTCGGCTTCGACCTTGGCGGCGCGATGCCAGACGAAAACACCATCCGCCACTATCGCAACCGGCTCACACAGAGCGGCACGCTCGAGGCTTTGATGCAGGCGTTCGAGCAGCAACTGCGCGAGGCGGGATATCTGGCGATGGGCGGTCAGATCGTCGATGCCACGCTGGTGCCCGCGCCCAAGCAGCGCAACACCGAGGACGAGAAGGCCGCGATCAAGGCGGGCAAGTCGGCAAGGCAGATCTGGCGCGGCAAGCCGAACAAGGCGCACCAAAAGGATGTCGACGCGCGCTGGACGGTGAAGATAGGGGGCAAGGTCCGCCATCGTCCCGATGGGACGCCGCTGCCGCAGATCGCCACGCCGGTGTTCGGCTACAAGTCGCATATCAGCATCGATCGGCGCTACGGCTTTATCCGCAAAGCAACCGTCACCTCGGCAGCCGACAGCGACGGGCGCCAGTTGCGCAGGGTGATCGACACGAGCAACACCGCTGGCGATGTCTGGGCAGACAGCGCCTATCGCAGCAGCAAGAACGAGGCATGGCTCAAGGCCAACATGCTCAAGAGCCGCATTCATCGCCGCAAGCCCAAGGGCAAGCCGATGCCCGAGCGCATGGCGCGGGCCAATGCGGCAAAGTCAGCGATCCGGGCACGGGTCGAGCATGTCTTTGCGCACCAGAAAAACCGCTATGGCCTGTTCATCCGCACCATCGGCATTGCCCGTGCTCAGGCCAAACTCACGCTCGCCAACCTCGCCTACAACTTCGACCGCCTGATCTTCCACGAACGGCGCGCAGCCACGGCATAG
- a CDS encoding ATP-binding protein, protein MDFQAEVGTWLAAHLLARVPVGGRFGLANVPLPTTIQLETGDGLDDIRLDQDDASRIDLQSKTSAGLAKSPKSPLGKTISQLARLMIDARDAGTAIDPVKARAVLAVAADAPRSLDALERGCRAFDLGGTWTTTKAGRSLAERDALDLFETHARRAWAMLSATPPTDDDLAMMARLFRVVRFSMNEGENNWREASRLIGGRLYGSEAAGDAPLRDLKSIIRGMIGSGAPADRAGLLRELRRLGHNDVGAADYTADLGRLSAATDDELARLAGHTRLPIAGGIPIARASDGPLSAAVDSGALIVIGEPGAGKTGALVALAQARRAAGDTVVFLSVDRFPGVAIAADLQSELGLEHPLVEVLDAAPGSGAKLLIIDALDAARGGPAEGVFAQLIETLRASGTDWAVIASIRTFDLRNGRRFRDAMPGSPPDPAFAEPGLGNVRHFQVPRLADEDLDAAGGAAADLGSLLGAAPVKLRDLLRNVFNLSLAAQLLADGASPDSIRTVATQSDLIDAYEDRRLAGTTLHAAAAATVGAMVSRRRLAVRKVVVGHDQLDAVIQTGVLTDTGDLVSFAHHVLFDHVAGRFFLEWDDPARLIGQLGGDSSIALMLAPALRFAIERLWRQDADGKAQVWRLVADIYADPAVDPVLANVALRTAIDRVATAADIAGLVALIAERPTDEALATKLSRLARFVGLAVDLAGSVVASEAIAWAHIADAAIATGSRDLSDATRFLLHTLFEKADLAETELLEVFGRASRALLAFAWAADPPMQQTSTSAIRFVGKSFASDPPASRALLDRILREPHFSANADREARWLSEQIMPIARTDPDFAIEIYRMLYSSNITDDSTSHFGGQVSRIMPLSSNRRQDYQSCRYDLGRRVTRLLELSASLGTRAIVEAALGDTDRAMPLGDDRERVAIEDRAPFDLLGRDYTFDAWDDPEGRHGTQDDDVLAHLVAHLRGCAPEAFATTVEAAASDYAGPAIWTRILGVGAERVDEVGDLLWPFASNVTILAHEDIVREAVRFLAAVYPSRTLDERAAFEAQALRSDLFSDEDEQRWWRRTLSRWLSLVDAEAIATEAMRAFRDELDAAGDLAGNPPTRSMTVSWGSSRGITRSLLAGEGVDVDEGIDAQMLALSEALYEKVQATPSASEGAAFAELWAAAVETLAFWDANAAALDAKVEQPVWGHISNAVERIAGAAAYAPGVDGMPSMEQLLAVLRRLWASRFPETKESGDENSSLSWGNWEVRVYAADAYVSLADRFGEAHGEIVEMFDAILADPVPQVRLQAAQSIQVLSRIALPKMWELAERIARDEPHTGVLSSFLHYVIPRFTWRDVEKCKSIIEIVRARRETIERDDKPGRDKVAEQLGGVTAQLWCWQEEPVALDWLTAWAGDPAAHREYLTSFLSMLRGAFFTRYASGEECDVGLSDRSQQAAMIILEACSAAAAASHAAVTQGQVEGDARDTAVATYRAAESIIGHLMNQLYFGSGAHADNREAALGLMSAETMRRFLDDYRLVLALLAASHEPSTHHHLVELYEFLIPGDPAGVFDALHALLTGSAAREGYHHESLAAPVIVRMVTRYIADHRSIFEDDNRRAALVEILRLFSDVGWSDALRLLYDLPDLLR, encoded by the coding sequence ATGGACTTCCAAGCCGAGGTCGGCACTTGGCTCGCTGCGCATCTACTCGCGCGCGTGCCGGTCGGCGGGCGCTTCGGTCTCGCAAATGTGCCGCTGCCGACCACAATCCAGCTCGAAACCGGCGACGGGCTCGACGACATCCGGCTGGATCAGGATGACGCCAGCCGCATCGACCTCCAGAGTAAGACTAGCGCGGGTCTTGCGAAAAGCCCCAAGAGTCCACTGGGCAAGACGATCAGCCAGCTAGCGCGGCTGATGATCGATGCCCGCGATGCCGGGACCGCGATCGATCCGGTCAAGGCGCGTGCGGTACTGGCGGTGGCTGCCGACGCACCGCGGTCGCTCGACGCGCTTGAACGCGGGTGCCGCGCGTTCGACCTCGGCGGAACCTGGACCACGACCAAGGCCGGGCGGTCGTTGGCCGAGCGCGACGCACTCGATCTGTTCGAAACCCATGCTCGGCGCGCGTGGGCGATGCTTTCCGCGACGCCGCCGACCGACGACGATCTGGCGATGATGGCGCGCCTGTTCCGCGTCGTGCGCTTCTCGATGAACGAGGGCGAAAACAATTGGCGCGAAGCATCGCGGCTCATTGGCGGCCGGCTCTACGGGTCGGAAGCCGCCGGCGACGCGCCGCTGCGCGATCTCAAGTCCATCATCCGCGGCATGATCGGCAGCGGCGCGCCCGCGGACCGGGCCGGATTGCTGCGCGAGCTTCGTCGGCTGGGCCATAATGACGTCGGCGCGGCGGACTATACGGCCGATCTTGGCCGCTTGTCGGCGGCAACCGACGATGAGCTTGCGCGGCTCGCCGGTCACACCCGCCTGCCGATTGCCGGCGGCATCCCGATCGCGCGGGCGAGTGATGGTCCGCTCAGCGCGGCAGTCGACTCCGGCGCGCTCATCGTTATCGGCGAACCTGGTGCTGGCAAGACCGGGGCGCTGGTCGCGCTGGCGCAGGCGCGCCGTGCGGCCGGCGATACGGTCGTGTTTCTGTCGGTCGATCGCTTTCCGGGTGTCGCCATCGCCGCCGATCTTCAGTCCGAGCTGGGACTGGAGCATCCACTGGTCGAGGTGCTGGACGCGGCTCCCGGTTCGGGCGCCAAGCTCCTCATTATCGATGCCCTCGACGCCGCGCGCGGCGGACCCGCCGAAGGCGTGTTCGCGCAGTTGATCGAAACCCTTCGCGCCTCGGGCACGGACTGGGCCGTCATTGCGTCGATCCGCACGTTCGACCTGCGCAATGGGCGCCGGTTTCGTGACGCCATGCCGGGATCGCCGCCCGATCCGGCCTTTGCCGAACCCGGTCTGGGCAATGTTCGGCACTTTCAGGTGCCGCGCCTCGCGGACGAGGATCTCGATGCGGCCGGTGGCGCCGCCGCCGATCTCGGAAGCCTGCTTGGCGCCGCGCCCGTCAAGCTGCGCGATCTGCTCCGCAATGTCTTCAACCTCTCGCTCGCCGCGCAATTGCTCGCCGATGGCGCCAGCCCCGACAGTATCCGCACCGTCGCCACGCAGTCCGACCTGATCGATGCCTATGAAGATCGCCGGCTTGCCGGCACCACCCTGCATGCGGCCGCGGCGGCGACGGTCGGCGCGATGGTCAGCCGGCGCCGGCTCGCCGTGCGCAAGGTCGTCGTCGGGCACGATCAGCTCGACGCCGTGATCCAGACCGGCGTGCTCACCGATACCGGCGACCTTGTCAGCTTCGCCCACCATGTCCTGTTCGACCATGTCGCCGGCCGCTTCTTCCTCGAATGGGACGATCCAGCTCGTCTGATCGGACAGCTCGGCGGCGACAGCTCGATCGCGCTGATGCTTGCGCCGGCCCTGCGCTTTGCGATCGAGCGGCTGTGGCGCCAGGATGCCGATGGCAAAGCGCAGGTCTGGCGGCTCGTCGCCGACATCTATGCCGATCCTGCAGTCGATCCGGTGCTCGCCAACGTCGCCCTGCGGACAGCGATCGATCGCGTCGCGACGGCCGCCGATATTGCGGGGCTGGTAGCCTTGATTGCGGAGCGCCCGACCGACGAAGCGCTGGCGACGAAGCTGTCCAGGCTCGCCCGGTTTGTCGGGCTTGCGGTCGACTTGGCCGGTAGCGTGGTGGCAAGCGAGGCGATCGCTTGGGCACACATCGCCGATGCGGCAATCGCCACCGGATCGCGCGATCTGTCTGATGCGACGCGCTTCCTGCTCCATACGCTGTTCGAAAAGGCCGACCTCGCCGAAACCGAGTTGCTTGAGGTGTTCGGGCGCGCGTCGCGGGCGCTGCTCGCCTTTGCCTGGGCGGCCGATCCGCCGATGCAGCAGACTTCGACCAGTGCGATCCGTTTTGTCGGGAAAAGCTTCGCCTCCGATCCCCCCGCATCGCGCGCGTTGCTCGACCGAATTCTGCGCGAACCGCATTTCTCGGCCAATGCCGATCGCGAAGCCCGCTGGCTCTCCGAACAGATCATGCCAATCGCTCGGACCGATCCCGACTTCGCGATCGAAATATACCGTATGCTCTATTCGTCCAACATAACCGACGACAGTACCTCCCACTTCGGCGGGCAGGTGAGCCGCATCATGCCGCTCTCGTCGAACCGCCGGCAGGATTATCAGAGCTGTCGCTATGATCTCGGCCGGCGCGTAACCCGGCTGCTGGAACTGTCGGCGTCGCTCGGCACGCGCGCGATCGTCGAAGCGGCGCTCGGCGACACCGACCGTGCGATGCCGCTCGGCGATGATCGCGAACGGGTGGCGATCGAAGACCGCGCGCCATTCGATCTTTTGGGCCGCGACTATACGTTTGACGCGTGGGACGACCCTGAGGGCCGTCACGGCACCCAAGACGACGACGTTCTGGCGCACCTGGTCGCACACCTGCGGGGCTGCGCGCCCGAGGCGTTCGCCACGACGGTCGAGGCGGCCGCGAGCGATTATGCGGGACCGGCCATATGGACGCGGATCTTGGGCGTTGGCGCCGAGCGCGTGGATGAGGTCGGCGACCTGCTTTGGCCGTTCGCCAGCAACGTCACGATCCTGGCGCACGAAGACATCGTCCGCGAAGCGGTGCGGTTCTTGGCGGCGGTCTATCCCTCGCGCACTCTAGATGAGCGTGCGGCGTTCGAAGCGCAAGCGCTGCGATCTGATCTTTTCAGCGACGAGGACGAGCAACGCTGGTGGCGGCGCACGCTGAGCCGCTGGCTGTCGCTGGTCGATGCGGAAGCGATTGCCACCGAGGCGATGCGCGCCTTCCGCGATGAACTGGACGCGGCTGGAGACCTCGCCGGTAATCCGCCGACCCGGTCGATGACGGTAAGCTGGGGATCCTCGCGCGGTATCACGCGCAGCCTGCTCGCGGGCGAAGGCGTCGACGTCGACGAGGGCATCGACGCGCAGATGCTAGCCCTATCCGAGGCGCTTTACGAGAAGGTGCAGGCGACACCGTCCGCCAGTGAAGGTGCCGCGTTCGCAGAGCTGTGGGCTGCGGCTGTCGAGACGCTCGCATTCTGGGATGCCAATGCCGCTGCTCTGGACGCCAAGGTCGAGCAACCGGTTTGGGGGCATATCAGCAATGCGGTCGAGCGCATCGCGGGCGCGGCGGCCTACGCGCCGGGCGTCGACGGCATGCCGTCGATGGAGCAGCTACTCGCCGTGCTCCGCCGTTTGTGGGCGAGCCGCTTTCCGGAGACCAAGGAGAGTGGCGACGAGAATTCGAGCCTGAGCTGGGGCAATTGGGAAGTCCGCGTCTATGCGGCCGACGCCTATGTCTCGCTCGCCGATCGCTTTGGCGAAGCCCATGGCGAGATCGTCGAGATGTTCGACGCGATCCTCGCCGACCCCGTGCCGCAGGTCCGTTTGCAGGCCGCGCAGAGCATACAAGTGCTGAGCCGCATCGCACTCCCCAAGATGTGGGAGCTGGCTGAACGCATCGCCCGCGACGAGCCGCATACCGGGGTTCTGAGTTCCTTCCTGCACTATGTCATTCCGCGCTTCACCTGGCGCGATGTCGAGAAGTGCAAGTCGATCATCGAGATCGTTCGCGCCCGTCGCGAGACGATCGAGCGCGACGACAAGCCGGGGCGCGACAAGGTCGCCGAGCAGCTCGGCGGCGTGACCGCGCAGCTCTGGTGCTGGCAGGAAGAGCCGGTCGCGCTCGATTGGCTGACCGCCTGGGCCGGCGATCCGGCCGCGCATCGCGAATATCTCACCTCGTTCCTGTCGATGCTGCGCGGCGCGTTCTTCACGCGCTATGCGAGCGGCGAGGAATGCGACGTGGGTCTGTCCGATCGCTCACAGCAGGCAGCCATGATCATATTAGAGGCCTGTTCCGCAGCAGCGGCCGCCAGCCATGCCGCCGTGACGCAGGGTCAGGTCGAGGGCGACGCGCGCGATACTGCCGTTGCGACCTATCGAGCCGCAGAGTCGATCATCGGGCATCTGATGAACCAGCTCTATTTCGGCTCGGGTGCGCATGCCGACAATCGCGAAGCCGCGTTGGGTCTGATGTCGGCGGAAACGATGCGGCGGTTCCTCGACGACTATCGCCTAGTTCTGGCGCTTTTGGCGGCATCGCATGAACCGTCGACGCACCACCATCTGGTCGAACTCTATGAGTTTTTGATCCCCGGCGATCCCGCTGGCGTTTTCGATGCGCTGCATGCGCTGTTGACAGGATCGGCGGCGCGCGAAGGTTATCATCACGAAAGCCTGGCGGCTCCAGTCATCGTGCGGATGGTGACTCGCTATATCGCCGATCATCGCTCGATCTTCGAGGACGACAACCGCCGTGCCGCGCTTGTCGAAATCCTACGCCTGTTCTCCGACGTCGGCTGGTCCGACGCGTTGAGGCTCCTCTACGACCTGCCCGATCTGCTGCGCTGA
- a CDS encoding ATP-binding protein, which produces MSRADSAEIKGDLFRVIHIDEESGTVFVRYADGRTARLTNIELGTLAKNDVILSNNEGWVIVPEEVWPRSLLTSVVRTILDDGTILGESGNALLVLGNPSNLEVKPDFTVEIDSSTSAINRVVAQEPLRVRQHPADEQISPGSFLVRPQSDGLTFDDFGGYRDVVIRAKELIETQLERHAELEAIGARPVKGILFTGPPGTGKTHLARIIANQAGANFYDISGPSIVSKWVGDTEDLLRKIFDHAKNSDSGKSIIFFDEIDSIAESRTGDSHEASRRLVAQFLTLMDGFDSSKNATVVIAATNRADALDPALTRPGRFDWEIEFGLPTILDRLEILRIGARRIQCSEDLPLVDIAIRSHDWSAARLTSIWTEAAMIAASDRRSRIAGEDMAQAYERVARRPDRKMESRS; this is translated from the coding sequence ATGAGCCGAGCTGATAGCGCCGAAATCAAGGGCGACCTTTTCCGTGTCATCCATATCGACGAAGAGTCCGGGACAGTTTTCGTCAGGTACGCCGATGGAAGAACTGCTCGCCTGACCAATATCGAACTAGGTACATTGGCGAAGAATGACGTTATTCTGTCCAATAACGAAGGATGGGTAATCGTCCCTGAAGAGGTCTGGCCTCGGTCTCTTCTCACCTCAGTTGTCAGAACGATTCTGGATGACGGAACCATCCTCGGAGAGTCCGGGAACGCCCTTCTGGTCTTAGGAAATCCGAGCAATTTGGAGGTGAAGCCGGACTTTACCGTCGAAATCGATAGTTCGACGTCAGCAATCAACCGCGTGGTTGCACAGGAGCCACTCCGGGTACGTCAACACCCCGCAGACGAACAAATTTCGCCAGGTTCATTTTTGGTCCGGCCTCAAAGTGATGGTTTGACGTTCGATGATTTTGGCGGGTACCGAGATGTGGTCATTCGAGCAAAGGAACTCATTGAGACCCAGCTCGAACGTCATGCCGAACTCGAAGCCATTGGAGCTCGTCCCGTCAAGGGCATACTTTTCACAGGCCCCCCTGGAACCGGGAAAACACATCTGGCGCGGATCATCGCGAATCAAGCTGGTGCGAATTTTTACGACATAAGCGGTCCATCGATCGTCAGCAAATGGGTTGGAGATACCGAAGATTTGCTCCGTAAAATCTTCGATCACGCAAAAAACTCGGACTCGGGAAAGTCGATCATTTTCTTTGACGAGATAGACAGTATTGCGGAAAGCCGAACAGGAGACTCCCACGAAGCATCCCGTCGACTTGTAGCGCAGTTTCTGACTCTGATGGATGGTTTCGATTCCAGCAAAAATGCGACGGTCGTCATAGCCGCCACAAACAGAGCCGACGCTCTCGACCCAGCCCTCACCCGGCCTGGCCGCTTCGACTGGGAGATCGAGTTTGGACTTCCAACCATTCTGGATCGTCTTGAAATTCTTCGAATCGGCGCCCGTAGAATCCAATGCTCGGAAGACCTCCCCCTCGTCGATATCGCTATAAGGTCGCACGATTGGTCGGCTGCTCGCCTGACGTCAATCTGGACGGAAGCCGCCATGATCGCCGCATCAGATAGACGCTCGCGGATCGCTGGCGAAGATATGGCCCAAGCTTACGAACGCGTTGCGCGCCGACCCGATCGAAAAATGGAAAGCCGGTCGTAG
- the istB gene encoding IS21-like element helper ATPase IstB has translation MTEIIDRIRTSLVGLRMPRALEVLDHTMRCLERGEMTALEAIDVLLSHEYGNRESRRFTVGLKTSRLMPMKTLEGFDFSFQPSLDRGRILALAQLDFIERGEVVHLLGPPGTGKSHLATALGAEAVRAGKRVYRASLAEVIDMLVRAERDGRLPERLRFFNRNTLLIVDEIGYLPVTPGGANLFFQLVNSRYEKGAMILTSNRGFAEWGEVFGDPVVATALLDRLLHHAIVIQIEGASYRLRAHSDLVPEHTRAISAITPPPPPKRRGRPPKERTHDHWNG, from the coding sequence ATGACGGAGATCATCGACCGCATCCGCACGAGCCTGGTTGGCCTGAGAATGCCCCGCGCGCTCGAGGTACTTGATCATACCATGCGGTGTCTGGAGCGCGGCGAAATGACCGCGCTTGAAGCCATCGATGTCTTGCTCTCGCATGAGTATGGCAATCGGGAAAGCAGGCGCTTCACTGTCGGGCTCAAGACCTCACGGCTCATGCCCATGAAAACCCTCGAAGGCTTCGACTTCTCGTTCCAGCCTTCGCTGGATCGCGGCCGCATCCTCGCACTGGCGCAGCTCGACTTTATCGAGCGCGGCGAGGTGGTCCATCTGCTGGGACCGCCGGGCACAGGCAAGAGCCATCTGGCGACAGCCTTGGGCGCAGAGGCTGTTCGCGCTGGCAAGCGTGTTTACCGCGCCAGTCTGGCTGAGGTGATCGACATGCTGGTGCGTGCCGAGCGTGACGGACGGCTTCCCGAACGGCTCCGGTTCTTCAACCGAAACACCCTCCTTATCGTCGATGAGATCGGCTACCTCCCGGTTACGCCCGGCGGTGCCAACCTCTTCTTCCAGCTGGTCAACTCCCGTTACGAAAAGGGAGCGATGATCCTCACATCCAACCGCGGCTTTGCTGAATGGGGCGAGGTGTTCGGGGATCCGGTGGTGGCAACGGCGCTCCTCGATCGCTTGCTGCACCATGCCATCGTGATCCAGATCGAGGGCGCCAGTTACCGCTTGCGCGCGCACTCCGACCTCGTGCCGGAACACACCAGGGCGATCTCAGCGATCACGCCGCCGCCGCCGCCCAAAAGGCGCGGGCGGCCACCGAAGGAGCGCACGCACGATCACTGGAACGGCTGA
- a CDS encoding DUF6414 family protein, producing the protein MISFKRKFPWIGRKNVELGKGPEEASEPLREFVYLDEVSLGSLLASQKGEITENITSQMGNEKISETGGKISTNSPVLPSAEMDTRNNRDFGDLIGRGAA; encoded by the coding sequence ATGATTAGTTTCAAGCGTAAATTCCCCTGGATAGGGCGTAAAAACGTTGAACTTGGCAAAGGTCCGGAAGAAGCATCGGAACCTTTGAGAGAGTTTGTTTACCTGGACGAAGTCAGCCTTGGTAGTCTTTTAGCTTCGCAGAAAGGCGAGATCACCGAGAACATCACGTCGCAGATGGGAAATGAGAAAATCTCAGAGACCGGCGGAAAAATTTCAACAAACAGCCCGGTTTTACCTTCTGCCGAGATGGACACCCGCAACAACCGTGATTTTGGCGACTTGATTGGCCGCGGTGCGGCATGA
- a CDS encoding DUF6414 family protein produces the protein MRSWPQTRGVFAGVQISSRFQTTNSSALQTLRKATAQSLFRELHKLPKLRKIQPIEAIEAADSLEDLFSGKFSKAIHNAGDLARGDLVEFKVKLSASWIFQISSMIAEFSEMFDESPMLFMDHVKFKDLYQAKNANKIVSKLLAGLIPVDGVVSDYLVIERGAEKFIVHKGVARNLNGDFSLLRIVGVTEHLGYWKDIRRILFADNEFTILCRLSKNGIQNDWNPIKAADIFKELAPDLAKQIEVASRTAMLQSTSGRSEESMDPATAKLTFALAKYQDKLLGQIDHGLTSDQLSELDRAIASLAVDGFTAEGQRSAFASVRAMIEDRTGLTIESSADLELRENIRNSLEIPLFPQPSQERRHLTGPDNLEAQMEEANLLDVEVVAIYW, from the coding sequence ATCAGATCATGGCCCCAAACGCGAGGGGTTTTTGCGGGTGTCCAGATCAGCTCCCGATTTCAAACCACTAATAGCAGTGCCCTGCAAACACTGCGGAAGGCTACTGCTCAATCGCTTTTCCGCGAACTGCATAAGCTGCCCAAGCTCCGGAAAATACAGCCGATAGAAGCTATCGAAGCGGCAGACTCACTCGAGGATCTATTTTCGGGTAAATTCTCCAAGGCAATTCACAATGCTGGAGATTTGGCGAGAGGCGATCTGGTCGAGTTCAAGGTCAAATTGTCGGCGTCGTGGATCTTTCAGATCAGCTCCATGATAGCTGAGTTTTCCGAAATGTTTGATGAAAGTCCAATGCTTTTCATGGATCACGTTAAATTTAAGGATCTGTATCAAGCGAAGAATGCCAATAAAATAGTCAGTAAGCTACTGGCTGGCCTAATACCGGTAGACGGAGTAGTATCAGACTATCTGGTAATTGAGCGCGGTGCAGAAAAATTTATAGTTCACAAGGGTGTCGCCAGAAACTTGAACGGTGATTTTTCACTCTTGAGAATCGTTGGCGTTACAGAGCATCTAGGCTACTGGAAAGATATTCGCAGAATATTGTTCGCCGACAACGAGTTCACTATATTATGCAGGCTATCAAAGAATGGCATTCAAAACGATTGGAACCCGATAAAGGCCGCAGATATTTTCAAGGAACTGGCTCCAGATTTAGCCAAGCAGATCGAGGTCGCCAGCCGGACTGCGATGTTGCAATCGACCAGCGGTCGAAGTGAAGAAAGCATGGACCCAGCAACCGCAAAGCTGACTTTTGCCTTGGCCAAGTACCAGGATAAGTTGCTTGGGCAAATCGATCATGGCCTCACCAGTGACCAGCTCTCCGAGTTGGATCGGGCGATCGCCAGCCTTGCTGTCGACGGTTTTACCGCTGAGGGGCAAAGGTCGGCGTTCGCATCCGTCAGGGCGATGATCGAAGACCGCACTGGTCTGACAATCGAGTCGTCCGCCGATTTGGAACTGCGTGAGAACATTCGAAACAGCTTGGAAATCCCACTGTTCCCGCAGCCATCTCAAGAGAGGCGACACTTGACTGGACCGGATAATCTTGAAGCCCAAATGGAAGAAGCAAACCTTCTCGACGTCGAAGTGGTCGCAATATACTGGTGA
- the istA gene encoding IS21 family transposase, with amino-acid sequence MIRLEEIVMIHDLKRQGLSVSAIARQTGLDRKTVRKHLAGGVKAPVYKPRPPRPRELEPYEPYLRDRIALYPGLSGKRLFREIAAMGFKGGYTTVTDFLRQMRPRRVVPFERRFETPAGRQAQVDFAQFKVAFSDEPGVTRIFWLFSMVLGHSRWLWGRFCPTQDLQTVMRCHIDAFDAMGGAPSEVLYDRMKTAVIDEDAEGIVIYNRSLVALLDHYGALPRACRPYRAKTKGKIERPYRYIRQDFFLGRTFCNADDLNRQFREWLDTVANVRLHATTRRIVSEHFAEEQPVLTALPAAPYNAVLTIERRVSHEGMVSVGGNLYSVPDATRKRVVEVQNHPREIRIFEDRKLIAVHPVLDGRNQRRVDPSHRRLAPPRAATVPPPAGLEITRRSLGFYEAVGRRLAGSEVRP; translated from the coding sequence GTGATCAGACTTGAGGAAATTGTCATGATCCATGACTTGAAGCGGCAGGGGCTGTCGGTGTCGGCGATTGCGCGGCAGACGGGCCTTGATCGAAAGACGGTACGCAAACACCTGGCCGGCGGCGTGAAGGCGCCGGTGTACAAGCCCCGGCCACCCCGTCCGCGGGAGCTGGAACCCTACGAACCATATCTTCGCGATCGCATCGCGTTATATCCTGGGTTGTCTGGCAAGCGTCTCTTCCGCGAAATCGCTGCGATGGGGTTCAAGGGCGGCTACACGACCGTCACGGACTTCCTGCGCCAGATGCGGCCGCGGCGAGTGGTCCCGTTTGAGCGGCGCTTCGAAACACCCGCGGGACGGCAGGCCCAGGTGGACTTCGCCCAGTTCAAGGTGGCGTTCAGCGATGAGCCGGGCGTGACCCGGATCTTCTGGCTGTTCTCGATGGTGTTGGGTCATAGCCGCTGGCTGTGGGGTCGGTTCTGTCCGACCCAGGATCTGCAGACGGTGATGCGCTGCCACATCGACGCCTTCGATGCGATGGGCGGTGCCCCGTCCGAGGTGCTTTACGACCGCATGAAAACCGCTGTGATCGATGAGGATGCCGAGGGTATTGTGATCTACAATCGGTCGCTGGTGGCCTTGCTGGATCATTACGGCGCTTTGCCGCGTGCATGCAGGCCCTATCGGGCGAAAACCAAGGGCAAGATCGAACGGCCCTACCGCTACATCCGTCAGGACTTCTTCCTTGGACGCACCTTCTGCAACGCTGATGACCTGAACAGGCAGTTCCGCGAATGGCTGGACACGGTCGCGAATGTTCGGTTGCATGCCACGACCCGGCGGATCGTCAGCGAGCACTTTGCCGAGGAGCAACCGGTCCTGACGGCCTTGCCTGCGGCCCCATACAATGCGGTGCTCACGATCGAGCGGCGAGTCAGCCATGAAGGCATGGTATCGGTTGGCGGCAATCTCTACTCGGTGCCCGACGCTACGCGCAAACGGGTCGTGGAGGTGCAGAATCATCCCCGTGAGATCAGGATCTTCGAGGATCGCAAGCTGATCGCGGTGCATCCCGTTCTCGATGGACGCAATCAGCGCCGGGTTGATCCTTCCCACCGGCGGCTCGCTCCGCCTCGCGCGGCAACAGTGCCGCCGCCTGCAGGGCTTGAGATTACCAGGCGCTCGCTGGGCTTCTACGAGGCGGTAGGACGGCGACTGGCCGGCAGCGAGGTACGGCCATGA